The sequence TTTGTGTGTGAATAAGCTGGAGATCCGGTTACTTCTTTTCCATCAGCTGGTCCAAGGGAGCCCAGGACGTGTACAGTTCCCACTGGCCTGCTGTGGCTTCCACCTCTCACTTGCCAACACAACCCGGCCTGTGCAGAGCCTGGGGTCGGCTAACACCGGCCACCTGTCAGGGTAGATTTAGGGTAGCACTTGGTGatggtttcctgtttctttttctcttcttttcttcttcttcttcttctttttttttttttaaagattttatttatttatttgacagacagcgatcacaagtaggtcggggggtggggtagcaggctccctgctgagcagagagcccgatgcggggctcaatcccaggaccccgggatcacgacctgagctgaaggcagaggctttaacccactgagccacccaggcacccctgtttctttatttctgatttccctTGCACACTCAGTTCCTGGAATCCCCTCCTTGGGAATGTGAGACTAGCTTAACTGGGTCTCTGGGGCCCGTGTGGGGTTTGAATGCTCAGCTTCCATCCCACTGTGTTCCTAAACTTGAGTAGGGACCTTTCCAAAATAAGCAAGCTCTTAAGAGATGTCCAAGGctggtttttgtggtttttgtggtttttgagagagagagagaaagatactgACATCAGGAAGATGAGTGagcggaggggggagggggggggagggggagaagcaggctccccgctgagcagggctcagtcccaggacgctgagaccaggacctgagctgaagggagaggcttaatccactgaaccacccaggtgcccctacagaatCTTTTTTTATACGGTGTCTGGGAGCCCCGCCTCGGGCCTCCTGctcagggaggcctgcttcttcctctctcgctgtctctgtctgtcataaattaacacaatcttaaaaaaaagtacgtactataaatacaaatcaaattttCAAGGCCATCAGGAAAACTCAGGTGGGAGCATCGTGTCCTGGGACAGAGGTGTCTACCGGTGTCTACCGGCACCGACAgagggacaccccccaccccgggcaccACAGGGACTCCCCAGAGACCTGGGCTCTGGGCCGTGGTACCAGGACCTGATGTCTTCCTGTTGCCAGGCTGTGCCATGTTGCGCCACATGTGGGCTTCAGAGGGCACAGGTGGTCAGGGTTATAAGGAGGCAGAAGAGGTATGTTGGGGGGGTCCACTTCGTTTCTCCCTCTAGCACCCCTTCCCTCCCCGGAGTGCGCAGTCCCTCTCTGGGGAGTCCCATCCTGGAACGCATTCTTGGCGTGACCAGGGAGTGGAGCTGGCCGCTGTCTCcagaccctgccctcccccacagaGAGGGGCCTGGGGCTACGTGGGGTCCTCTGGAACCTCTCTTCCATCACGGGGGCAGAGGGACCGATACCTCCCCAAAGGCACAGGTGGCAGAGAACTTGGCTCCGGGGACTGACCCCAGCTGCTGCGGGCCAGTCCTGACTCCTGGATCTTCGgtgcccacccccagctccctggcTCAGAGCCTCCCTGACCTCACCCCTGGTCCCTGGGCCAGACAGGAAGAGGCTCCCTGTGTCCCAGCGGCTGTTTCTGGTGTGCCTGGACATCTTGGCCTGGTGTCTCTGGCGCAGGGAGGTCTGGTGAGGGCTGTCAGAGGGTTGGTGAGCAGTGTCCACCTGCCAGCTTCAGCTCAGGGTCAACTGTCGGGGCAGGACAGCAGCTCGGCCCCTGTGGTCCTGCGGAGGGTGCTGCGGTCCCATCGCTGGGACCCATCCCTGGCCAGCGGGAAGAAAGGCTGAGTGTGGGTAGTTGTTGCCCCCCACCCAGCACAGTGGTACCTGGAGGTGTGTTTGAGGGGAACCCCATTCAGATACTCCTGTGGCCCCTCCCACCCACGCAGGATGCAGCCAGCCTGTCCTAATGTCCCGGGCAGGATGCAGCCAGCCTCCCTGCCGCCTCACCCCACTCCAGGCCACAAACTGCCTGCCCACTTGGCTGACATCTTTGGGCCACACTTCACCCTACGCCATGAAGGTGAAGGGACCCCGGTGCTCCCCGCCCACTGCCCTGGCTTCCGCAGCCCCATGCCCTTGGCGGAGGCCACCCTCTGCTGTCTGGTTCAGGGTCTGCATTAGTGCTTGGGCTCTAAGTCTCCAgatcccacccccggccccagccAAAGTGCCCGAAGCCTGAGCACTGATGGAAAGAGGGGTGCAGCTGGGGCCCAGGACACAAGTCCCCTGGCCAGCAGTCTGGCTGGCAGGGCGACCCATGACACACCAGCCCTGAAAGAGAGCCCTGTCCCAAGTCTCCTGTCTGAGGTCCACCCAGTAGTCAGGCTCATCTAATGGGGGGGCACTCAGGGCAGCCCTGTGAGTTTAGGGGGGTTTCTCAGAAAGGGAGCACAGGGCAAATGGTGCCTCTGGTGCCCAGGGGCTTTGAAGGACAGTTAGGAGTTTGCCAGACAAAGAGGAGCTCCAGCAtttcagagggaggagcaagtgGGAAGGCTCCTGGGGGGACTGGCTCAGGCACActctggaaaggaaggaagccagggaGCCAGGGGTCCTGAGACTCTGGCAGTGCCTGCTGGAAAGGCCCCCGGGAACGCCCCCCAAACATCCTTGTTCTGTCTGAGCGATGTGCAGAGACAGGAATGAGACCGTGAGCCTGACTGGTGTTTGAGAACATGTCATGGGACACCCTGCGCCTCATGTTTCAGGGTCCCTGAGCAAAAGCAAAACCCCGGGTTCAAGGGCATCACTCCGCAGCAGCAGAGCCCTGGGCCCCGGCCCCTTCCCtggcccttcccttcccctcctggggAGTCACGATTGGCTGATGCCCTAGGACGCCGTGCCCACGAGCCCCACACTTCAGGGCCTCAACTGTGACACTGGCGAGGGCCTGGGGATGGACAAAGGGGTACTGGAGGGGGAGGCCCGTTCCCCCCAGGCCTGGATCCTTCCCAGGAGACAGCCATCCAGATGTGGGCCAGGGTGCAGAGCCGCCCCTGAGGctctcctgggctctgccctgggaggGAGAGCTAACTGCCCACTGATCCGCCTGCGGGAGCTCCAATCCTGCCAAAGGCAGGGCTGCAGGAGCATCCCCCTCCTGGCCTGCCAGGGCTGAGGGGGCAGAAGGGGCAAGGGGCCAACTCACTGGAATGGGAACCCGCTCAGGCAGTGGAGAGACAAGCCAGCAGGACTGAGTGGGTAAAGAGGGCAAGAGATACAGCCTCATGTCAGGGGCAGCCCTGCTAAGGGCTAACCCCAGTCACCAGGACGGGGCTTCTGGCTCCCTCTCGTCCAGTCCTCATTGCCCACAGGGGcacacacagagaggcaggctacTGCCAGACCCGGACCAAGACCCCATACCACCACACCTGCCCCGTGGAGCTGCCCACCCCAACTCCGGATGCCACGAGCTACCTGGACCCTCACAGCCTTGCATGTGCTGGGAGCCACTGACCCAGGCAAACCTGCTGCCCTGGACTGGGGTTGGGgtgacacacacacaggacatgGGCTTGGCTGTCAGCCCGCTCAGGCAGGTGGGTCCGTCTGGCAAGCGCTCTGCAAGGACTCGGGTGTACAGCAGAGTGGACACTGCCTCTGAGCACAGGAACGCACCTGTGCACGTGAGCTCCCGCTTGCGTGCATCAGCGTCGTGGCACAGGCCACAGCCTAGCTACCACGTCTGTCCTCTTAGTGGCAGAGGGGAGCGGCCTGGCCTGATGAAGTTCGGTGATGCAAGAGGAGGTGGGTGTCAGGGCGACCCTGGGGTGCTgtggtggtgggggctgggcctGCAGGATGGTCCCATGGCCCCCGCTGCAGCTAGGCATCTCCAGCCCCTGGATCCCATGAATGCCCACGTGGGGAGCCCTCCTAAACCCAGAAAGCTCTTTCTGTGGCTAGGCCTAGCCTATGTCTTCAGGCTTGTGGGTCTCCGTCCAAAGTCCTCCACTCACGCACACGGCTCCTGTCCCCTGTCCTGAGGCCCTACTAATGCCGGGAGCCCCCAGCTTCTGCTTCACTCATAATAGGAGGGTCCTGCTGAGGCTGGGGGTTGCTGGTAGTCAGGAGCTGTGGGAGTGTGCGGCCTCGccaggcagaggacagagccGGTGGTCATGGAGGTAGGAGTGCCCAAGAGAGGACAGGTCCTTGGCCTGGCCTCGGCCACTTTGGCATTTTTTACCCACGACAAAGGTTTCTTTAGTCAGAACTGAGGCTGGCTGGACCTCGAGGAAACTCTATTGCCTGAAGCAAGGGGTCCTGGAAGGTGGCCTGTGGGGGCCAAGGGGTGGGTCTGTTCCTCTTTACCACCAGCCTGTGCCCAAGGCCCTCTACCGGCCTTCCTTCTCCCAGGCCCAGGCCTTAGAGAGCACCGAACAGTCTGCAGCTGACCCCCGTGTCTGCCAGACAGTCAGTGGAAGCAGTGGAAGCAGTGCTGGAGATGCAGGTCCGCCCCACGGCACCCTGATTTCCTACCAGACTCAGCACCTAGAACCATCTCAGGAAGGGACACCCATCCTCTTCCAGGGACTCAGCTGAAGGAGCTGGGATGCCTCTGTCTCCCCACAACCATCCCGGAGGCAGAACCCATCGCCCCTGCCCCCGCAGACACCTGCAGACGCCCCCTGATCTCCAgactcccaccccagcccacacAAGCACCCAGGGCCGCagccccaccctctctgccccaGGGGCGTGCCCGGCCTCCTTAAACTCGCGGCCTCCCATCTTCCCGACtgagctgccccccccccccacgctgGCCGGCCCACTCCACTGCTGTCACCTGTGAACCCACGTTCGAAGCCCCCACCTGCAGGACGTGAGCCCCCTTGGGAGGGCGCTTTGCCCCGCGCATTCCATGCTGTCTCCAGACTCTCACTGACCCAGGGTCAAGTGCCCAGATCACGAGGCAGGGACCATCATCTACGGGTCGGGCACCCTCGTTCACGGGCAGGGGTCCTCTCTGCTGGTTCACGCTCCTGTCCCAAGGGACGACGAAAAGCGAAAGGCCCCGTGCTCCTGACTGCGACCACGGCCGGGTCTGCCCAAGGCTGCTGAGGCGTCGGGCCGGGAAAGTCGGCCCACGCTGCCTCCCGCCGCCCTGGGGCCAAGCTCTGAGGCCCGCCAGCACGACCCCCAGCGTCTTCCCCCGGCCCGCGCCCCGGCGGCCCCGGGCCCGCATCCGGCACCTGCCTGCTGCCCTCCCGGCACCGCCCCCGGCGCCCCGCCCACCCGCCCGCCCGGCGCCGCCTGTCCTGGAACCAAGCTAGGGGGCGGCTCCGGGCAAGGGAGACCCGGCGCATGCGCCCGGCGCTGCCCGCGGCCCCACCTCCAGGCGCCGTAGCACGTGACCGGCGGGCCCCGGCGCCCCTcccgcgcacgcgcacgcgcacgcgcacgccGCGCCGGCCCCGGCAGCTGCGATGGCGTCCGAGCGACTCCCGAGCCGGCCCGCCTGCCTCCTCGTGGCCAGCGGCGCCGCGGAGGGTGAGGCTCGCGAGCGTGTTGCGTGGCGGCGGCGGCCCGCAGGCCCGCCGACCCCGAGCGGTTCGCCCTCGCGGCGCTTCCGCCTTGGAAGGGGAGCGGCGCCGGCGTCCCCGGCCTCCTGCGGGGGGACCCGGGGCGCGGCGCTCCTGGGCGAGGAGAGCGGGTGCCGCCTCGGGGCGAGGGGCCGGGGCTGCCGTCCGGGGCCCCCGGCCGGGGcgtgctggggggcggggggccgtcCGAGGAGCTGCGGGGCCGGCCTGCGTTCCGCGCGCCTGGGCTTGGGCAGCCGGCCGGTGGGGCCTGGGCCTTTCCGCGGGGGTGGCCGTGACCTGCGGCCgggcgtgggggggtgggggagcggctGTCCCGGGGCGGAGAACCCCTCCGACCTGCCGTGTGAGGCACCGGGGCGCGGGCGTGCGGGGGTCCGCCTGCCTGACCAGCCGGAAGGCGCCCGGTTGAGCGCTTCCCAGGCCCTCGCCTGCGCTTTCTTCGTCCGACGGCAGCGGCGAGCCCGAGGTCACGTGGCGGAGGGCCCGGGGTCGGGACCCGGGGTCGGGACCCGGGGTCCGGCTCTGGAGCCTTCTCGGACTCGAGCTGCCCAAGTGGGCAGGGTTGGGAGAATGGCAGGCGGGAGCGTCGCGGTGCCCAGCGCGTGGGTGCGAGGAGCCGTCGGCACTGGGGCTCCGTCCTGGAGAGGCGGGCGGGGTGACCGCCAGGGTGGCTGGTAGGAGTGGGGTAGGGGTGAGGAGGGGTTGACTGGCGGGGCCGCGCCATGGGGAGGGGACACGGCTCTGAAAAGGCCCCTAGGGCACTGCGGGCAGGAGAGGGCCCTGCAGAGACCCCGGAGGAGGGGTGAAGCCGGGGTCAAGGAACTGAGGGCAGAATTAGGCAGAGTCCACGCTCAGTGCCTGCGCTCCGCCGTAAGACCCAGTGACGAgcagggtgggcagagggcaAGCTGAGGTCTAGGGATCCCGTCCAGGATTGACAGAAAGCCGGAAAGATGCCCACTGTGCCCGTGTGGAAGCAGATATCCCTGGTGGGGCCACAGCCCCGGGCAGCTGGGAATGTTTTGGACTGGAAGTGGGCTGAAGACGGCTGGGAGCTGCACTGGGTGTTGTGGGCAGGGTCCAGGAGCTCTGTGGGCAGCAGCCAAGTGTCCTAAAGTGGGGACGGGGCGAGGCCAGCCCGTGGGGGTCGGGATGCACCCGTGTTCCTGCCCACACTGGCCCGCAGCCCCGCATCTGAGGACACAGATCTCGCCCCCTGTTACCTCTCCCGGCTgaatgcggggggtggggggttggctCGGTCGCTGGTGGTTCCGTGAGTGCCCCTGGGGACCTTGCATTTGAGTTTGCCTTCTGGAGAGGCTTTTCGTGGccaggctgggcagagagcccatcctgctggggctgggggctgggggctggggctgctgcccCAGCATGGTGAGGTGGGGGACCAGGAGACCCTGAGGGTGTCTGGAGCGGGGACTGTCGtgcccctcttcctgcccacagagtCCAGTAGTGCCCGATTTAGAGCCGTGTTGACTTTGCAGGTGTGTCTGCCCAGTCCTTCCTTCACTGCTTCACGCTGGCCAGCGCCGCCTTCAACCTACAGGTGGCCACCCCTGGGGTGAGTCCAGCCAGACCCATGGGGTCCGTACCCTTTGGGGGGGTGAGTCTCGGAGGAGTGCTGTCGCtctcagggagaagcagggagcccgaggttgGTGTAACTCCCAAGGGAGGTGGTAGGGCTGAGGGTGAGGGCCCCGTTGAGGTGGTCAGGCTCTGGTTCCTGGTTCCTGGGCTCTGGCCCTCCCTTTGGCAAGGGAGACCTTTCGTCAACGGTCAGCCCTGCGTGTGAGAGTGAAGGTGGGGCAGACCTTCCCCCGGggtctctgctcttctctggcACGGGACCAGGGGTCACGGCAGCAGTGGGTTACGTGTTTCTCACTTTGCCTCCGTCTGTTGTCACCCCCAGGGGGACAGTGGGTGCACTTTATAGGGGTAGACTGAGGGTCAGCTGGGGCTAGCTGCGGGTGGGGTGTGGCATGGCTGGGTGAGGGGTCTGGGCTGTCCCCAAGCTCTTGTTGGCATTTCAAGCCCCCGTGAGCCAGCAGTGGGGTGCGTGCCACTGACCTGCAGCCCCTGGTGCTCTTACAGGGGAAGACCATGGACTTCGTGGATGTGAGTGAGGGTAATGCTCGCTGGGTGCAGGACTTCCGCCTCAAGGCCTACGCCAGCCCTGCCAAGCTGGAGTCCATTGATGGTGAGGGGCTGAGGCTGCTGAGACCTTGGGGCTTTGGGGTGTGGGGGTTCTAGGTGGGTTTGTGGCCTCCACAGTGCTCCCTCGCTCCTGCTTCTGATGTGCTTGGCTTGCCACGATGTGCTGTGACTGTCCGGGGCAGCACTCATCCAGAATCCTGGGCCCAGAGTTCTGTGTCTAGAGGAGAGAGGCGGGTGGCGCAGGGCGGAAAAGTCAGGGATGGCTTGTGGGTCTTGGGATCCCTAGTGTGTGTGGGGAGAAATGACAGATGGTGGCCTCTGACTGGTCCTCTTGGGGAGCTGATCCCAGCCAGCACCCTCGCTCTCGGTGACAGCCCTGCCTGGGATCTCCCCGCAGGTGCCCGGTACCACGCCCTCCTGATTCCCAGCTGTCCCGGGGCCCTGGCCGACCTGGCCAGCAGTGGCTCCCTGGCCCGCATCCTCCAGCACTTCCGCTCGGAGAACAGTAGGTGACTGCGGGACTGGGGTGCGGATGGGGGTACGTAGGTTAATGAGGAACGGGGCTCTGCCAGCAGATGGGAGAGGTCAGTGGGGATGTTTCAGGGCAGATGGGAGGATCCTCCGATTTTGGCACCAGAGGGCATGGGTACTGGGCTGTCCGCAGGGATGCACACATTCGAAGTGGGGTGCCCCTCAGGTCGCTCCTTCTGTGtgccctctgcctgtgttccatGGGGGCCGGCGGCTGCCCCATGCAGCTCCCTCGGAGGTGGGTGGGCAACGTGCTGGCTTTGTTCCTCGTGGGGTTCAGGGTTTGAGGCCAGCGGGGGCTGTGAGGAAGGCTGTGCTGTGGAGATGTGGCTGCGTGGGCCTGATGGGGACAGAATGCTTGTTAGGGACCAGCAGACAGAAACGCGGGAGCCCCACACAGCGTCCTTTGTTAGCCGGAGCAGGGCCTCCCGTTCCCAGCGTGGTCTGGACAGAGAGTGATTGTTCCTGGCCACTGCCACTGTGGGAATGCCCGTGCGCCCACCCGACCTCGGGGAGGGCTCTGGGTGACTTtcgggcagggctggggctccgGAGGGACCGTGGAGGGACCATGGAGGGATGGTGTTCGCAGGTGAGCTGCAGCCGTGTAGGGGCGGGACGTCTGCCACCGCCCGCCACACCCAGCCATGGGTCTGCTGCGGTCCAGGGTCTGGTCATGGGCCGCCACACCCCGTGACTGCCTGTGTCTGCTCTTTGGCTGAAACTTGAGGAAACAGCTGTGAACCAAGCTTAGTCCCCGTGCAGAAGCTGACCGGTGGGGAGGGAGCCCGGAGGCAGGAGGTGTCGGGAGAGGGGCGGGGGCCCTCAGGGGGGTGTCCACGGCCTTAGACCTTCTCTTACTTTCAGAGCCCATCTGCGCGGTTGGCCACGGCGTCGCGGCTCTGTGCTGTGCCACCAACGAGGACCGGTCCTGGGTCTTCCAGGGCTACAGCGTCACAGGGGTGAGTGTTGCACAAGGGATGGTCCCAGGCATCAGAGACCTGCATATGTGCCTGAAAACTCAGGGGCTGTCCCCTCTGGCAGGGGGACAGTCACTTGCCCAGACCGGGACAACAGGCTGGTAGCTATGCTGcttgctctctcctcccctcccctgctgacAGCCAGGGTGGCCTCCAGGGCGTGGCCTGTGGCTCTGGACATGGGGAGGGAAGCACAGGGGGCTCTTAGTGGGGTACGAGGCAACTTTGGGGTACCAAGGAAGGAGCTGACATGGTTTTTGTGCCTGTCATGTGCACGATACCCTTTGGGGCCAGGAAGTTTGGGTGCAGGGCCTGGAGTTGGAGAGGGAGCCTGGCCGGACGGGACCCAAGGGAGATCTGACATGCGAGGATTGAAGCCTGACCATTTGGGGCTGCATGAGGCCAGCTTGGCGGGTGgtgcagggggctgggggaggagaggcgCAGGAGCAGCACCTCAGTGTGTGCCCGTGACCCCGGGCCAGCTGTTgcctctccacacccctcccGGGGCTCTGTGCCCTGCTCTTCCCCCCATAGTGTGCTGGGGGCCTCCGCTtgaggctgcctgctcagcgcaTTTAGGGGCCctgtgctgggggagggcagcTGTGGGCGCTGTGGTGCCCTGACCTGGGAGTGGGAACCCCCTCCCCAACAGCCGTCCGTGTACGAGCTCGTCAGGGCCCCTGGTTTTGCCCGCCTGCCCCTCATCGTGGAGGACTTCGTGAAGGACGCCGGTGCCAGCTTCACTGGTGAGCCGGGGCTGGGGAGACACCGGCCCGGGGCCACAGCTGAGACCCAGGCAGGCTTCCCGGTGCTCGGGGGGGGCCCCTGAGAGGGAAGGGGGCGGTTTGCGCCCGGCCGTGAGCCTGCCTGAAGCCCACGCTTTCGGGACGTCCTACAGCCAGTGAGCCGGATGCCGTGCACGTGGTGCTGGACCGCCACCTGGTTACAGGCCAGAATGCCAGCTCCACTGTCCCAGCCGTGCACAACCTGCTCTTTCTCTGCGGTGGCCGGTGAGGAGCCGTGGACGGCATGGGGGGCAGGGTCCTGGTTCCTGACCAGCCTTTTGCTGGAACCTGAGCCTCGACCTGGCCTGTCCTGTAGGAAATGAGATGGCTTCCCACCTGCCAGCGGACACTGCCCCCTCTAGATGACCGGATTCCTCAGGCCTCCAGGGACCCCGCCTCCTTGACAGCCCGAGAGTGACTTCTGGATGCCCAGCTGGACTCAGCGGGATTGTTGGAGGCCTCTGAGAATTAGCCCCGAGGAGTGtcagctgtgggggaggggctgccctccccacccccaggccccttGCCTTCCCTGGGGGCAGAGTAGTAGAGGGGCTCAGGGCCGTCAGGTGGTCTCTGAGAATCCCGCATGAGCTTGGCTCGGAGAGTTGGTTTGTGGGAGTCGGCCGTGGGGGTTCCCGTGTTTGTCTTGGATCCTTTGGTCTTCCCGTGCCCAGCTGGCTGGTCCTCCCTTCTGCCTGTCCCTGTCCACCCTCACCGAGTCTGGTGGTGGTGCCAGGACCCTGTTGTGTGTGGTGAGGACAGGACCCAGGCCTCTGTGCCGCCCCCGACTCCTCTAGGTGTTGGTGGGGGAAGCTTTGGTCCAGCTTCCGTTTGCCCAAGGCCAGGGGGCAGCTTGTGAGGGACACAGGCTCCTGGCCCCCAGGCAGGCCCCAGACCCCTCGGTGCTGAAGGAGCAGCCCTGATTTTAATGCTTGCCGTGGGTGT comes from Mustela erminea isolate mMusErm1 chromosome 9, mMusErm1.Pri, whole genome shotgun sequence and encodes:
- the GATD1 gene encoding glutamine amidotransferase-like class 1 domain-containing protein 1 isoform X3, yielding MASERLPSRPACLLVASGAAEGVSAQSFLHCFTLASAAFNLQVATPGGKTMDFVDVSEGNARWVQDFRLKAYASPAKLESIDGARYHALLIPSCPGALADLASSGSLARILQHFRSENSRAHLRGWPRRRGSVLCHQRGPVLGLPGLQRHRAVRVRARQGPWFCPPAPHRGGLREGRRCQLHCQ
- the GATD1 gene encoding glutamine amidotransferase-like class 1 domain-containing protein 1 isoform X4, whose protein sequence is MASERLPSRPACLLVASGAAEGVSAQSFLHCFTLASAAFNLQVATPGGKTMDFVDVSEGNARWVQDFRLKAYASPAKLESIDGARYHALLIPSCPGALADLASSGSLARILQHFRSENSRAHLRGWPRRRGSVLCHQRGPVLGLPGLQRHRAVRVRARQGPWFCPPAPHRGGLREGRRCQLHWK
- the GATD1 gene encoding glutamine amidotransferase-like class 1 domain-containing protein 1 isoform X1; its protein translation is MASERLPSRPACLLVASGAAEGVSAQSFLHCFTLASAAFNLQVATPGGKTMDFVDVSEGNARWVQDFRLKAYASPAKLESIDGARYHALLIPSCPGALADLASSGSLARILQHFRSENKPICAVGHGVAALCCATNEDRSWVFQGYSVTGPSVYELVRAPGFARLPLIVEDFVKDAGASFTASEPDAVHVVLDRHLVTGQNASSTVPAVHNLLFLCGGRK
- the GATD1 gene encoding glutamine amidotransferase-like class 1 domain-containing protein 1 isoform X2, which translates into the protein MASERLPSRPACLLVASGAAEGVSAQSFLHCFTLASAAFNLQVATPGGKTMDFVDVSEGNARWVQDFRLKAYASPAKLESIDGARYHALLIPSCPGALADLASSGSLARILQHFRSENKPICAVGHGVAALCCATNEDRSWVFQGYSVTGPSVYELVRAPGFARLPLIVEDFVKDAGASFTGNEMASHLPADTAPSR